In Calliphora vicina unplaced genomic scaffold, idCalVici1.1 scaffold_21, whole genome shotgun sequence, a single genomic region encodes these proteins:
- the LOC135963081 gene encoding uncharacterized protein LOC135963081, translating to MQRTDSSIVLAWLQKPPNSLKTFVANRVAKITSICNKSNWKHVKTEDNPADLGTRVCSPQELIESKLWWHGPTWLSQPYELWPKPRAFEPTDLETKKVSTLHAKVLGERNTILQEEFDFNYILKRFSSFARALRVISYCFRFFNRIRKRHIKVPLFITAEEIQFSKNRLIVIAQQNYFPQEYKCLQNKCPIKQRSRLLTLCPFLDDDGLLRVGGRLRNSELSYQERHPVIIPEKSQFATLLIDYTHKILLHAEHQIMLRAVRQEFYIIRLKNLVRKCIRNCKACTIYKHKVQQQIMAELPAERVNFSLPFTYTGVDFAGPFNLKTSNLLNANIIKGYAAVFVCFSTRAIHLEACSDLSTDAFLACFDRFTGRRGCPKTMFSDNTRNFLGASLALRKAHNEFHRTAEKELSEKYNAHGFKWSFIPPYAPHMGGLWETAVKCMKSHLKKVTGTLVFTFEEFATVLIRIEAVLNSRPMSPLTENPAELIPLTPGHFLRGAPIIAPAEANEELPLDNLNYIKRWNRLKAIQHIFARRWKNEYVTELQRRVKWKTEQHNIKPNDFVVVKDDLLPPTEWRLGRIIKSDNRCTICGAKHHSMLHRERPHDVTSSSIEEEAVSNESAKVPSSPTPQEVSPLVMELPTFSSVLVAFLQLCVFEECGESGLKTNTHE from the exons ATGCAAAGGACGGACTCCTCGATAGTCCTAGCATGGCTACAAAAACCACCAAACAGTCTTAAAACTTTTGTCGCAAATCGTGTTGCCAAAATTACAAGTATATGCAATAAAAGCAACTGGAAACATGTAAAAACGGAGGACAATCCTGCAGATCTCGGTACCCGTGTTTGTTCCCCACAGGAACTCATTGAGAGCAAATTATGGTGGCATGGACCCACCTGGCTATCACAGCCATATGAACTTTGGCCAAAACCCAGAGCTTTTGAGCCTACAGATTTGGAGACGAAAAAGGTGTCAACCCTACACGCAAAGGTTCTAGGcgaaagaaatacaattttacaaGAAGAATTTGACTTTAATTACATTTTGAAACGCTTTTCTTCATTTGCTCGAGCCTTAAGAGTCATAAGTTATTGTTTCCGGTTCTTCAATCGTATTCGGAAGCGTCACATTAAAGTTCCACTGTTCATAACCGCAGAGGAAATACAATTCTCCAAGAATCGTTTGATTGTTATCGCACAGCAAAATTACTTTCCCCAAGAATATAAATGTCTTCAAAATAAATGTCCAATTAAACAGAGAAGCAGACTTCTAACATTGTGTCCATTTCTTGATGATGATGGTCTACTGCGAGTTGGAGGTAGACTTAGAAACTCGGAATTAAGCTACCAGGAACGGCATCCTgtaattattccagaaaaatcCCAATTTGCAACTCTCCTTATAGATTACACCCATAAGATTTTGCTTCATGCTGAACACCAGATCATGCTAAGAGCCGTCAGACAAGAGTTCTACATCATCCGACTAAAGAATTTAGTACGAAAATGTATTCGAAATTGCAAGGCCTGTACTATCTACAAACACAAAGTGCAACAACAAATAATGGCTGAACTTCCTGCAGAGAGAGTGAATTTTTCATTGCCCTTCACTTATACAGGGGTAGACTTCGCAGGTCCGTTTAATCTCAAAACATCTAACTTACTAAATGCAAACATAATCAAAGGTTACGCAGCCGTATTTGTATGCTTCTCTACAAGAGCAATACATTTAGAAGCGTGCTCAGATCTTTCAACAGACGCATTTTTGGCTTGTTTTGATAGATTCACTGGACGTAGAGGCTGTCCAAAAACTATGTTTTCTGACAATACTCGAAATTTTCTGGGAGCTAGCCTAGCCCTACGTAAGGCCCACAACGAATTCCACAGAACCGCAGAAAAAGAATTGTCAGAAAAATACAACGCTCATGGTTTTAAGTGGTCATTTATACCCCCTTATGCACCCCACATGGGTGGCCTCTGGGAGACAGCAGTAAAGTGTATGAAATCACATTTGAAAAAGGTAACAGGTACGCTAGTCTTCACGTTCGAAGAATTTGCCACCGTGTTGATCAGAATTGAAGCTGTATTAAATTCACGTCCAATGTCTCCGTTGACAGAAAATCCAGCAGAATTAATACCCTTGACTCCAGGTCATTTCTTGAGAGGAGCACCAATAATAGCCCCAGCCGAAGCTAATGAAGAGCTCCCGTTAGATAATTTAAACTACATCAAACGATGGAACCGTCTGAAGGCTATTCAACATATCTTTGCACGTCGTTGGAAAAACGAATATGTCACTGAGCTTCAAAGAAGAGTGAAATGGAAAACTGAACAACATAACATTAAACCTAATGACTTTGTTGTAGTCAAAGATGATTTATTACCACCTACTGAGTGGCGTCTAGGACGCATAATAAAA TCTGATAATCGTTGCACTATTTGCGGTGCCAAACACCATTCGATGCTACATCGTGAGCGTCCTCATGACGTCACCTCATCAAGCATCGAGGAAGAGGCTGTGTCCAACGAGTCAGCCAAAGTTCCATCTAGCCCCACTCCCCAAGAAGTGTCTCCTTTGGTAATGGAATTACCCACATTCTCATCTGTCCTG gtcgcttttttacaactctgtgtgtttgaggagtgtggtgaaagtggtttgaaaaccaATACACATGAATAA
- the LOC135963091 gene encoding uncharacterized protein LOC135963091, whose product MNSYKVLGLICLLMAMAAASPLPFADNAAFADFLRNAQLTAPSKESVVVKRRIFEDNADGQLKQISLRSLIGDLENSILASALSVNKVFTDKDVIVPEIKVSDDSEHDINQGQSLANEETKSDLKTTTSTTTTTAESSVTLPVTDKVIIQTTEKVTQPSVVPTHIVIDRIAIQPHTGGIALIPIFELKRSTNDENGNKGHEITKITISKTEITSLATAAPESSTSSSTTNSTTSTVSTSKPAETVLETATTPKNIEQLKEAEEDLKEKVAEIEAEPIILSARV is encoded by the coding sequence ATGAACTCATATAAAGTACTCGGCTTGATTTGTTTGCTAATGGCAATGGCTGCAGCATCTCCACTGCCATTTGCAGATAATGCTGCTTTTGCTGATTTCTTACGGAACGCCCAATTGACAGCTCCCTCTAAAGAGAGTGTTGTGGTTAAAAGACGTATTTTCGAGGATAATGCCGACggacaattaaaacaaatttcactaaGATCTTTAATAGGCGACTTGGAGAACAGTATTTTAGCTTCGGCTTTAAGTGTTAACAAGGTCTTTACGGATAAAGATGTTATTGTGCCGGAAATTAAGGTCAGCGATGACTCAGAACATGATATTAACCAAGGTCAATCATTGGCAAATGAAGAGACGAAGAGTGACTTAAAAACAACTacatcaacaacaacgacaacagcTGAGTCAAGTGTAACATTGCCAGTGACCGATAAAGTGATCATCCAAACTACAGAGAAAGTAACGCAACCCAGTGTTGTACCAACTCATATCGTTATTGATCGTATTGCCATTCAACCTCATACAGGTGGCATAGCTTTAATACCCATTTTTGAACTAAAACGTTCTACAAACGATGAAAATGGCAACAAAGGTCATGAAATTACCAAAATTACAATATCAAAAACTGAAATTACCAGTTTAGCCACAGCTGCTCCCGAATCCTCAACTAGCTCTTCAACTACCAATTCTACTACGTCTACTGTTAGCACAAGCAAACCGGCAGAAACTGTTTTGGAAACAGCTACCacacctaaaaatattgaacaacTAAAGGAAGCTGAAGAAGATTTGAAGGAAAAAGTGGCTGAAATTGAAGCAGAGCCCATTATACTCTCAGCCCGCGTTTAA